In the genome of Flavobacteriaceae bacterium YJPT1-3, the window GCCATGGCCGCCTTTAATTTAGGAGGCTCCCTCAGTGGAAAAGACAGCGTTCTGGAATTTCTGGCCTCCCAATCGTACGGTCAGGTATTATTGAGTGCCTTAGCACTTGGACTATTCGCTTATGCGTTTTATCGCTTGTATGAGGCCTTTGCTGCTGGAGATGAGGGCTGGGATGAGATGAAAGGATTTGTGAAGCGAACCGGTTATGTGATCAGCGGTCTCCTCTACGGTCTCATTGGCTATACGGCAGCACAAATGGTTTTAGGGAGTTCTGATGGAGGCGGCGGTAAGTCGATGGTAGACCGAGTTTTGGAAAAACCTTTTGGAGAATACCTCCTTGGTTTTGTCGCCTTGTGTTTAATAGGAAAAGGATTTTTTCAATGGTATAAAGCTTATTCCGGGAAGTTTCGAGAGGATGTCAAAGAAAGCAGCCTCGATCAAAAGGAGCAGCAAGTGCTGTTGCGCTCGGGTACGATCGGATTTACGGCCCGGGGAGTGGTCGCGGTCATTCTGGGCTTTCTCTTGTTTAAGATTATTTTGGGGACTCGTGAAAGTGTCGATGGAAAGGTAGCCGCTTTTGAATTTCTACAGAATACCTTTGGAGCTACGGTCATGGGAATTGTTGCCCTAGGCTTGGTGGCTTATGCGGTATTTATGTTCATTCAATCGAAGTATGCGGAAATACGCTTCTAGCGGATTCCTTCGAAGAAAATATAAAAAAGGCTCGCGAATGCGAGCCTTTTTATTAGGCTGAACTATTCTTTCACTTGAATGTCAACTCGCGGAATCTGCTGCTGCCTATTCGTGCAAACACTTTTGATCTTCCTCATTTCATTTTGAACTGCTTTCAGCGCTTTTCTGGAGCTGACCTTTTTTCCATTGATGTAGAACTCAGCTCCTTCATCAGCAAGTGCTTTTATGTCACCTTCCATGTCCACTTCTTCTGGAGCAGGAGGGGCTTTGGGTACGTCTAGAACTTCTATAACGACCGGTTCTTTAGGAGCATTAGGCGCCGAGGGGGCTGCTATCCTTTGTGGAGCCGGTGGAGTTTTAGGAGCTGATGGTAATTCAACCAGCGCTACCTGTTGAGGCACTGGCGGCGCAGGCGGTGGGGGCGGGATGAGTCCGCGTTTTTCCGGATCATTTTTATACAATTGTGTTTTGCGGTACTCCCGCTCCAGCTTGTTTAAAAAATCCTCGTCTGCATCTTGAAGTTGAAGTCTCAAAGAAGTGTTGGCCAATGCACCTTGAGAATAATCGGCGGTGAGTTCGTCTAACTTTTCTGCAAAGGCTGAGGGGTCAACAGCTTGGCCATTGATACGGAGTTTTGAGCCGCGCACTTGAATGGTTATGCGGGAATCTTGCACGAGATGCTCCTTAATTAAGGGTTGTTTATTAGTGGCCTTTACAGTCATATCCTGAGTTGGAATTCCGACTGCCGGTAATGAGGAAATAGCATTCTCTTTTAGAACTAGTTTACTTTCTTTCTTGCTAAAGCCGAAGAGACTAAGAGCAAACAATGGGATGGCAAGTAAGGCGATTAAGCCTTTTCTTTTGTGTGGATGTTTGGATAACATGAGCATTCGTTTTTTAGTTAATGAATAATTGATAGCGCTCTGCGGACTGGCATGATGAGTGCCGTTGAGATAGTCCAGGAGCAAAAATTGATAATTGATACTTTCTTTTTGGTGTTGAATGACGCCCTGATCGGCCAGAAACTCATGATTCAATTGTATACTCGATTTGTACCACCACAGTAAAGGATTGAACCAGAAAACTACTCGAAGCAATTCGATCAAGAGCAGATCAATACTGTGCCGTTGTCTTATGTGCGTAGCTTCATGCTGCAGGATCTCTTTCGGGATTTGACGGGCGTAATATTGCTTTCGCGAAAGCAAAATCCAGCGCAGAAAGGAATGAGGACTCACGTCTTGTCGAATTAAAGCCAGGTTAAACTCTTTTTGTGGTATTTGTTCGGACGTTTTTATTTTGAGGTATAGTTGGTGAAGGTTTTTGAGCAATCGCCAACTGAAAAGCGCAACGCCGATCAGGTATAGGAGGAGAGCCACCTTGTTCCAGGAGAAGAGCGCTTGTTGCGACATACTTTCCGTTGTTGGAACCTGGATTTGATATGGAGCTGCATCGAGCGTTGCAGGATCGACCACTACAGTTTCGTAGAAGGTAATCGTGGGGAAAAGAAGTGCAGCCACAAGACTGGCCAA includes:
- a CDS encoding DUF1206 domain-containing protein, with protein sequence MSSKREKLARIGMFTKGVVYAIIGVLTAMAAFNLGGSLSGKDSVLEFLASQSYGQVLLSALALGLFAYAFYRLYEAFAAGDEGWDEMKGFVKRTGYVISGLLYGLIGYTAAQMVLGSSDGGGGKSMVDRVLEKPFGEYLLGFVALCLIGKGFFQWYKAYSGKFREDVKESSLDQKEQQVLLRSGTIGFTARGVVAVILGFLLFKIILGTRESVDGKVAAFEFLQNTFGATVMGIVALGLVAYAVFMFIQSKYAEIRF
- a CDS encoding M56 family metallopeptidase, producing the protein MIWVYLIKSTLCMLLFLGFYKLALEPITLHHFKRFYLLASLVAALLFPTITFYETVVVDPATLDAAPYQIQVPTTESMSQQALFSWNKVALLLYLIGVALFSWRLLKNLHQLYLKIKTSEQIPQKEFNLALIRQDVSPHSFLRWILLSRKQYYARQIPKEILQHEATHIRQRHSIDLLLIELLRVVFWFNPLLWWYKSSIQLNHEFLADQGVIQHQKESINYQFLLLDYLNGTHHASPQSAINYSLTKKRMLMLSKHPHKRKGLIALLAIPLFALSLFGFSKKESKLVLKENAISSLPAVGIPTQDMTVKATNKQPLIKEHLVQDSRITIQVRGSKLRINGQAVDPSAFAEKLDELTADYSQGALANTSLRLQLQDADEDFLNKLEREYRKTQLYKNDPEKRGLIPPPPPAPPVPQQVALVELPSAPKTPPAPQRIAAPSAPNAPKEPVVIEVLDVPKAPPAPEEVDMEGDIKALADEGAEFYINGKKVSSRKALKAVQNEMRKIKSVCTNRQQQIPRVDIQVKE